The Corynebacterium coyleae genome segment CCATGTTTGACCCAGAAGGCAGCTGCAGCGCCGGAGCGGCAACGGCACAAGGCAGCGACGCCGCACGCTCCGGTGACCTCGCAGAGACCGGCACCACAGTGATGACCGTGCCGTTCGCCATCCTGGGCCTCGGCGTCGCGGTGTTCGGCGCGGCGATGTGCACGTTGGACACTGCCTTGCGACGCCGCCTGATTGCCCTCGCAGGAGCCTCGAAGTGAAGCGCGCCAAAGCTATAGCGGCCCTCGGGTTGGTTGCGGGTCTGGTGGGCTGCGCGCAGGCGGACGGTGCGGTGGATGATGGCCGGTTGCGTGTGGTGGCGTCGACAAGCATTCTCGCGGATGTCGTGCAGAATGTCGCCGGCGATGCCGCTGACGTCAACCCGTTGATGCGTCGCGGCGCCGACCCGCACTCGTATGAGCCGACCCTGCACGCCACGCGCGACATTGCCTATGCGGACGCCGTGTTCACCAACGGGCTGTTGCTGGAGCCGCAAGCATTGAGCCGCACGATCGAGTCGACGGCGCGACCCGACGCGCGTGTAGTGGCGCTCGCCGAGCAGACGCAGCGCTACGGTTACGCCCCGATCCCGCTGGTCGAGGACGCGAGCTTGGACACCGTGTGGTTGGGCCTGCGGTTCGAGGGCGACCTGCCCGCCACCGCGGTCACCGAGCTTTCGCTTGTCGACGCCACCGGCCCCGGCAAAGCTTTCGCCTTCATCCTCGGCACGTTTGGCACACCTGAGTTGCTCTTCGACTCCGACGGCGGCTCGACCATGCTGCCGGCGGGTGCGCACACGCACGTGAGTTGGGCCTTTTCAGCGCCGGGTGTGTACGAGTTGCGGCTGCGCGCGTCGGTGCGCGACGCGGTCGATGCGCCGGAGCGCAGCTCCGCCGAGCAAACCGTGACGGTGGTTGTCGGCCAGGACCCGGCACAGGTCGCGCCTGGGAAGGTGGCGATCGAGCATGGTCACGTGGACATCGCCACGCTTGTCGACGACACCACCACCCACCTGACCCTTCGCACCGACGACCACAGCCACCCCGGCCACACCGACATCAACCCCGCCGATGCCGTCGTTGTCGTACCCACAACCACCCTGCAGCCGATCCCGCCACAGCGCGAGTTCCGCTTCCTGGGCAACCCGGACGATGAGACCTACCTGCTGCCGCAGGCGGTACTCGGCCGTCACGTGCACGGCGAGCTAGACCCGCACATCTGGCACGACCCGGCCGCGATGAAAGCGGTGGTTGACGTGGTGCGCGACGAACTGTCCGCCATCGACCCGTCACGCGCCAGCCAGTTCGCGGACAACGCCAAGCGCTACCAGTCGCTTCTCGACGACACCGACCGCACCGTCCGCGCCATGTACGACTCCATCCCCGAAACCAACCGCAACCTGGTCACCACCCACCACGGCTACGCCTACCTCGGCCGCGCCTACGGGCTGCGCATCGCAGGCTTTGTCACCCCGAACCCGAGCGTGGAGCCAAGCCCGCGCGACCTGCTGGCACTCTCGCGCACTTTGGACAACCTCGACGTGCCGGCCGTGTTCGTCGAGTACGGCAGCGAACAAGAAACGCCTGTGCTCAACCAAACGGCCGCCCAGCACGGGGTGAACGTGTGCCCGATCTGGGGCGACTCTCTCGACCCGCCCGGTCAGGGGCCAGCGCAAACGTATGTGGACTTTGTGCTGGCCAATGGGTCGTCGATTAGTAACTGCTTGAAAGGACAACAATGAAAAAGATTCCAGCCCTCATCACCGCCGCCATGATCGCGGCCGCACCCGCAGCAACCGCCCAGGTACAGGACAACAACCCTGCCCTGCAACAAGTCGTTGACGCCAACGAAACGATCGCGCCGGAAGGGGAGCGCACCGTCATCGACGCAGGCCACGTTGACCTCGGCCCCATGTTCGTGGACGGCAACCTGCAATTCCTCGCCCGC includes the following:
- a CDS encoding anchored repeat ABC transporter, substrate-binding protein, with translation MKRAKAIAALGLVAGLVGCAQADGAVDDGRLRVVASTSILADVVQNVAGDAADVNPLMRRGADPHSYEPTLHATRDIAYADAVFTNGLLLEPQALSRTIESTARPDARVVALAEQTQRYGYAPIPLVEDASLDTVWLGLRFEGDLPATAVTELSLVDATGPGKAFAFILGTFGTPELLFDSDGGSTMLPAGAHTHVSWAFSAPGVYELRLRASVRDAVDAPERSSAEQTVTVVVGQDPAQVAPGKVAIEHGHVDIATLVDDTTTHLTLRTDDHSHPGHTDINPADAVVVVPTTTLQPIPPQREFRFLGNPDDETYLLPQAVLGRHVHGELDPHIWHDPAAMKAVVDVVRDELSAIDPSRASQFADNAKRYQSLLDDTDRTVRAMYDSIPETNRNLVTTHHGYAYLGRAYGLRIAGFVTPNPSVEPSPRDLLALSRTLDNLDVPAVFVEYGSEQETPVLNQTAAQHGVNVCPIWGDSLDPPGQGPAQTYVDFVLANGSSISNCLKGQQ